One Staphylococcus simiae genomic region harbors:
- a CDS encoding TM2 domain-containing protein, whose translation MEVNKIIYILLAIFLGSFGVHKFYAGKNMQGILHLLFFWTGIPHILAIISAVLTLFRPSDENGNIMM comes from the coding sequence ATGGAAGTAAACAAAATTATTTATATTCTATTAGCAATTTTTCTTGGTAGTTTCGGTGTCCATAAGTTTTATGCAGGAAAAAATATGCAAGGCATATTGCACCTTCTCTTCTTTTGGACAGGTATACCACATATCTTAGCTATTATTAGTGCAGTGTTAACATTATTCAGACCATCTGATGAAAATGGCAATATCATGATGTAA
- a CDS encoding peptide deformylase, producing the protein MAIKKLVPSAHPLLTTQAHRVTQFDNSLQQLLQDIEDTMYANDAAGLCAPQIGQPLQVAMIDMEEEGLLQLINPTLISQSAETETDLEGSITIPDTYGRVTRSKLIVLESYDINGNKVELTAHDDVARMILHTIDQLNGIPFIERAEHILTEKELEAYFNND; encoded by the coding sequence ATGGCCATAAAAAAATTAGTTCCATCTGCCCATCCTTTATTAACAACACAAGCACATAGAGTGACACAATTTGATAACTCATTGCAGCAGTTATTACAAGATATTGAAGATACTATGTATGCCAATGATGCTGCAGGTCTTTGTGCACCGCAAATTGGACAACCTTTACAAGTTGCGATGATAGATATGGAAGAGGAAGGTCTTTTACAATTAATTAATCCAACATTAATCAGTCAATCTGCGGAAACAGAAACAGATTTAGAAGGTTCAATTACGATTCCTGATACGTATGGCCGAGTAACTAGAAGTAAACTAATTGTCTTAGAAAGTTACGATATCAATGGTAATAAAGTAGAATTAACTGCACATGATGATGTAGCTCGAATGATTTTACACACTATAGATCAATTAAATGGTATACCTTTTATAGAACGTGCTGAACATATATTAACTGAAAAAGAATTGGAGGCATATTTTAATAATGACTAA
- the priA gene encoding primosomal protein N', whose protein sequence is MIAKVIVDIPSKSVDFKFDYIIPEHLESVVQKGVRVIVPFGPRTIQGYVMDIVNDPPEDIEQAKLKAIKEVQDIKPELTPELIELSEWMSTTHVIKRISMLEVMLPSAIKAKYHKAFKLIEGVEIPDHLARRFDRHGYYNYKDAQKNNDITELIDLLQQELVVEETILSQNIKKKAKKAARIIDGFNPDDVLAQLEKYIKQYDLYAYLTEERHKTVFLTDLDDMGFSKSSLNGLVKKGYVEKYDAIVERDPFADRIFEQENKRQLTADQQHAYNAIKEKIVAHEQRTFLLHGVTGSGKTEVYLQTIEDVLNQDKQAMMLVPEIALTPQMVLRFKRRFGDDVAVLHSGLSNGERYDEWQKIRDGRARVSVGARSSVFAPFKNLGLIIIDEEHESTYKQEDYPRYHAREIAQWRSEYHHCPVILGSATPCLESYARAEKGVYQLLTLPGRVNNQALPDIDIVDMRKELSEGNRSMFSTELRQAIQLRLDKNEQIVLFLNRRGYASFMLCRDCGYVPQCPNCDISLTYHKTTDLLKCHYCGYQETPPNTCPNCESEHIRQVGTGTQKVEELLQQEFEQARIIRMDVDTTSRKGAHEKLLTDFEQGKGDILLGTQMIAKGLDFPNITLVGVLNADTMLNLPDFRASERTYQLLTQVAGRAGRHDKEGQVIIQTYNPDHYAILDVQKNDYLTFYNKEMQYRKLGKYPPYYFLINFTISHQNMKKVMEASQHVHQILLQHLTDRALVLGPSPAALARINNEYRFQILVKYKSEPGLLQAIQFLDDYYHEKYVKDKLSLKIDIDPQLMM, encoded by the coding sequence ATGATAGCAAAGGTCATTGTCGATATTCCTTCCAAAAGTGTCGATTTTAAATTTGATTATATTATTCCTGAACATCTTGAATCTGTTGTTCAAAAAGGTGTACGAGTAATTGTGCCATTTGGACCTAGAACAATACAAGGTTATGTGATGGATATTGTTAATGATCCACCAGAAGATATTGAACAAGCGAAATTAAAAGCAATTAAAGAAGTCCAAGATATCAAACCGGAATTAACACCTGAACTCATTGAATTAAGTGAATGGATGAGTACGACACATGTGATTAAACGTATTTCAATGTTAGAAGTCATGTTGCCAAGTGCGATAAAAGCTAAATATCATAAAGCATTTAAATTAATAGAAGGTGTAGAAATCCCAGATCATTTAGCTCGACGATTTGATCGACATGGTTATTATAATTATAAAGACGCGCAGAAAAACAATGATATAACTGAATTAATCGACTTATTACAACAAGAGCTAGTGGTGGAAGAAACAATTTTATCTCAAAATATTAAAAAGAAAGCTAAGAAAGCAGCACGTATTATAGATGGTTTTAATCCAGATGACGTTTTAGCTCAATTAGAAAAGTATATTAAACAGTATGATTTATACGCATATTTAACTGAAGAACGACATAAAACAGTATTTTTAACAGATTTAGATGATATGGGATTTTCAAAATCTAGTTTAAATGGCTTAGTCAAAAAAGGCTACGTCGAAAAATATGATGCCATTGTTGAACGTGATCCCTTTGCAGATCGTATTTTTGAGCAGGAAAATAAACGACAGTTAACAGCTGATCAACAACACGCTTATAATGCAATAAAAGAAAAAATTGTGGCTCATGAACAACGAACTTTTTTACTTCATGGCGTCACTGGATCAGGAAAAACAGAGGTCTATTTACAAACTATTGAAGATGTGTTGAATCAAGATAAACAAGCAATGATGTTAGTACCAGAAATAGCGTTAACGCCACAAATGGTTCTGCGTTTTAAGCGTCGATTCGGTGATGATGTCGCAGTCTTACATTCAGGGCTATCAAATGGAGAGCGTTATGATGAGTGGCAAAAAATTCGAGATGGTAGAGCACGTGTTAGTGTGGGTGCACGTTCAAGTGTCTTCGCACCATTTAAAAATTTAGGATTAATCATTATTGATGAAGAACATGAATCTACGTATAAACAAGAAGATTATCCGAGATATCATGCTCGTGAAATTGCGCAATGGCGTAGTGAATATCATCATTGTCCTGTTATTTTAGGTAGTGCAACACCTTGTCTCGAAAGTTATGCTAGAGCTGAAAAAGGTGTCTATCAATTGTTGACACTTCCAGGGCGGGTTAATAATCAAGCATTACCAGACATAGATATTGTGGATATGCGTAAAGAATTAAGTGAAGGTAATCGCTCAATGTTTTCAACTGAATTACGACAAGCGATTCAATTACGTTTAGACAAAAATGAACAAATCGTGCTCTTTTTAAATCGACGAGGATATGCTTCATTTATGTTATGTCGTGATTGTGGCTATGTTCCGCAATGTCCTAATTGTGATATTTCGCTAACTTATCACAAGACAACAGATTTATTAAAATGTCACTATTGTGGTTATCAAGAAACACCGCCAAACACTTGTCCTAATTGTGAAAGTGAACATATACGCCAAGTTGGTACAGGAACTCAAAAAGTAGAGGAACTGTTACAACAAGAATTTGAACAGGCACGCATTATAAGAATGGATGTTGATACAACTTCTAGGAAGGGTGCCCACGAAAAGTTACTAACAGATTTCGAACAAGGTAAAGGTGATATTTTACTTGGTACACAAATGATTGCCAAAGGACTAGATTTTCCCAACATTACTTTAGTTGGTGTATTAAATGCTGATACAATGTTAAATTTGCCTGATTTTAGAGCGAGTGAACGTACATATCAATTACTAACTCAAGTAGCTGGCCGAGCTGGCCGACATGACAAAGAAGGCCAAGTAATTATACAAACATATAATCCAGATCATTATGCTATTTTAGATGTTCAAAAGAATGATTACTTAACTTTTTATAATAAAGAGATGCAATATAGAAAATTAGGGAAATATCCACCATATTATTTTTTAATTAATTTTACTATTTCACATCAAAACATGAAAAAAGTGATGGAAGCTTCCCAACATGTGCATCAAATTTTATTGCAACATTTAACTGATAGAGCACTAGTGCTTGGTCCATCACCTGCAGCACTTGCCCGTATAAATAATGAATATCGTTTCCAAATTTTAGTGAAATATAAAAGTGAACCTGGTTTACTTCAAGCAATTCAATTTTTAGACGATTATTATCATGAGAAATATGTTAAAGATAAGCTATCTTTAAAGATTGACATTGATCCACAGCTAATGATGTAA
- a CDS encoding Stp1/IreP family PP2C-type Ser/Thr phosphatase — protein MLEAQFFTDTGQHREKNEDAGGIFYNQTQQQLLVLCDGMGGHKAGEVASSFVTSELQQRFENENLIEQHQAENWLRQQIKDINFQLFHYAQENPEYNGMGTTCVCALVFDKSVVVANVGDSRAYVINGRQIDQITSDHSFVNHLVLTGQISKEEAFTHPQRNIITKVMGTDKRVSPDLFIKRLNFYDYLLLCSDGLTDYVKDNDIQRQLKKDQTLEEHGNHLMQLAMDHHSKDNITFIVAAIEGDKV, from the coding sequence ATGCTAGAGGCACAATTTTTTACTGATACTGGACAACATCGAGAGAAAAATGAAGATGCTGGAGGTATTTTCTATAATCAAACACAACAACAATTATTAGTACTATGTGATGGAATGGGTGGTCACAAAGCTGGTGAAGTAGCTAGTTCATTTGTAACTTCTGAATTACAACAACGTTTTGAAAATGAAAATCTTATAGAACAACATCAAGCAGAAAATTGGTTACGTCAACAAATTAAAGATATCAATTTTCAACTATTTCACTATGCGCAAGAAAACCCAGAATATAATGGTATGGGAACGACTTGTGTCTGTGCACTTGTTTTCGATAAATCTGTAGTAGTAGCTAACGTTGGTGATTCAAGGGCATATGTTATTAATGGTAGACAAATTGATCAAATTACAAGTGATCATTCATTTGTTAATCATTTAGTACTTACTGGTCAAATTTCTAAAGAAGAAGCCTTTACGCATCCACAACGAAATATTATTACTAAAGTGATGGGTACAGATAAACGTGTAAGTCCAGATTTATTTATCAAACGATTAAACTTTTATGATTATTTGTTGCTTTGTTCTGATGGTTTAACTGATTATGTTAAAGACAATGACATACAACGTCAGTTGAAAAAAGATCAAACACTAGAAGAGCACGGTAATCATTTAATGCAATTAGCGATGGATCACCATTCGAAAGATAATATAACTTTCATAGTCGCAGCAATTGAAGGTGATAAAGTATGA
- the pknB gene encoding Stk1 family PASTA domain-containing Ser/Thr kinase: MIGKIINERYKIIDKLGGGGMSTVYLAEDTVLDMKVAIKAISIPPSEKEATLKRFEREVHNSSQLSHENIVSMIDVAEEDDCYFLVMEYIEGPTLSEYIHNHGPLSIDTTINFTNQILNGIKEAHDMRIVHRDIKPQNILIDKHKTLKIFDFGIAKALSETSFTQTNHVLGTVQYFSPEQAKGESTDEGTDIYSIGIVLYEMLTGEPPFNGETAVSIAIKHIQESVPNVTTAVRHDVPQALSNVVLRATEKDKTNRYKTIQEMKDDLSSVLHENRALEEVYELDKMKTKAVSYSKEDIANHLNNNPKVTKQTMQVPIVEGPAHHQQFQQSEEALYTGPKKKKSKKKIILYSLIFVLLVVALISFVGMAMFGNKYEETPNVLGKTVKEAETIFNQHKLKLGKISRSYSDKYAENEIIKTNPNEGERIERGNSVDVVISKGPERVTMPNVIGLSKDEALDKLKEVGLKNITVEQMYSHNVPEGKIADQSVAADNKVKKNDSDIKIYESLGPKQVYVDDYEGKSFSKAKKDLENKGFKVVSKEVYDDDVDKGDVISQSPKSKSVDEGSTISFEVSKGEEKDSSSKSDSDNDSNSDKVKSTSVSVDVPFSGKKNKSQTVKVYIRDKDNNGTSAKSDFTITSDQKIDIPLKIEKGKTAGYTVRVDGKIVADKDVSYDDA, from the coding sequence ATGATAGGTAAAATAATAAACGAGCGATATAAAATTATAGATAAACTTGGTGGCGGCGGAATGAGTACGGTATATCTTGCTGAGGATACCGTCTTAGATATGAAAGTTGCCATTAAAGCTATATCTATTCCTCCAAGTGAGAAAGAAGCCACATTGAAGCGGTTTGAGCGTGAAGTACATAACTCTTCTCAACTATCACATGAAAATATCGTAAGTATGATTGATGTTGCCGAAGAAGATGATTGCTATTTTCTAGTTATGGAATATATAGAAGGACCAACATTATCGGAATATATTCATAATCATGGTCCTTTAAGTATTGATACTACCATCAATTTTACCAATCAAATTTTAAATGGAATTAAAGAAGCGCATGATATGCGTATTGTACATAGAGATATAAAACCTCAAAACATATTAATAGATAAACACAAAACGTTGAAAATATTTGATTTTGGTATTGCAAAAGCACTTAGTGAGACTTCTTTTACGCAAACAAACCATGTCTTAGGTACAGTGCAATACTTTTCTCCAGAACAGGCGAAAGGTGAATCGACTGATGAAGGAACAGATATATACTCAATAGGTATTGTGTTATATGAAATGCTAACAGGTGAACCACCATTTAATGGCGAAACAGCTGTTAGTATAGCAATTAAACATATTCAAGAATCTGTACCCAATGTAACAACAGCAGTACGACATGATGTGCCACAAGCATTAAGTAATGTCGTGTTACGAGCAACTGAAAAAGATAAAACAAATCGCTATAAAACGATTCAAGAAATGAAAGATGATTTAAGTAGTGTACTTCATGAAAATAGGGCACTAGAAGAAGTTTATGAATTAGATAAAATGAAGACTAAGGCAGTTAGTTACTCTAAAGAAGACATTGCCAATCATTTAAATAATAATCCAAAAGTTACAAAACAAACCATGCAAGTACCAATTGTTGAAGGTCCTGCACATCATCAACAATTTCAACAGTCAGAAGAAGCACTTTACACTGGACCAAAGAAGAAAAAATCTAAGAAAAAAATAATTTTATATTCATTGATTTTCGTATTATTGGTAGTCGCATTAATATCATTTGTCGGTATGGCAATGTTTGGTAATAAATATGAAGAAACACCTAATGTGTTAGGAAAGACAGTTAAAGAAGCTGAAACGATTTTCAATCAACATAAATTAAAATTAGGTAAAATTTCGCGTAGTTACAGTGATAAATACGCTGAAAATGAAATTATTAAAACTAACCCTAATGAAGGTGAACGCATTGAGCGTGGGAATAGTGTGGATGTAGTTATATCCAAAGGACCCGAACGTGTAACAATGCCAAATGTTATTGGCTTATCAAAAGACGAAGCCTTAGATAAACTTAAAGAAGTTGGTTTAAAAAATATTACAGTTGAACAAATGTATAGCCACAATGTTCCTGAAGGTAAAATTGCTGATCAAAGCGTTGCTGCTGACAATAAAGTTAAGAAAAATGATTCAGACATAAAAATTTATGAGTCACTTGGACCTAAACAAGTATATGTAGATGATTATGAAGGTAAGTCATTTTCAAAAGCAAAGAAAGATTTAGAAAATAAAGGCTTTAAAGTAGTAAGTAAAGAAGTGTATGATGATGATGTTGATAAAGGAGACGTTATTTCGCAGTCGCCTAAATCAAAATCCGTAGATGAAGGGTCAACGATTTCATTTGAAGTATCTAAAGGAGAAGAAAAAGATTCTTCATCAAAATCTGATTCTGACAATGATTCTAATAGTGATAAAGTTAAAAGTACTTCTGTATCAGTGGATGTGCCATTTAGTGGTAAGAAAAACAAATCACAAACCGTTAAAGTATATATTAGAGATAAAGATAATAATGGTACTTCAGCTAAAAGTGATTTTACTATAACAAGTGATCAAAAGATTGATATACCACTTAAAATTGAAAAAGGTAAAACTGCTGGTTATACAGTTAGAGTCGATGGTAAAATTGTAGCTGATAAAGATGTTAGCTACGATGATGCGTAA
- the rsmB gene encoding 16S rRNA (cytosine(967)-C(5))-methyltransferase RsmB, whose translation MTETVRSLAFDTIQDIMNDGAYSNIRINEVLSANDLNAMDKGLFTEIVYGTVKRKYTLDYFLKPFVQTKIKAWVRQLLWMSIYQYVYLDKVPDHAIINEAVEIAKERGGYHNGNVVNGILRTMMRSELPHFEDITDPKKRMAIEYSMPKWIIDHWVTHYGLEETEAILQSFMEQNDTTVRANITRASIEDIIAKLQDEGYEVEQDQDLPYCLHVSGQPIINSRSFKDGFVSIQDKSSMFVGHIIGLERHDYVLDACSAPGGKACHIAELLMPEGHVDATDIHEHKIDLINYNIKKLRLNNIKAFQHDATKPYQQTYDKVLVDAPCSGLGVLRHKPEIKYTQSKEHIASLVDLQLEILENVKNNVKIGGTLIYSTCTIEQLENDNVIYTFLKNNKNFEFEPFQHPVTGEMVKTMQIMPQDFNSDGFFITKITRKEQ comes from the coding sequence ATGACAGAAACAGTAAGAAGTCTCGCTTTTGATACGATTCAAGATATTATGAATGATGGTGCATATAGTAATATTCGCATTAATGAAGTATTATCAGCTAATGACTTAAATGCGATGGATAAAGGCTTATTCACAGAAATTGTCTATGGAACAGTCAAACGTAAATATACATTAGATTACTTTTTGAAGCCTTTTGTACAAACTAAAATAAAGGCTTGGGTTAGACAATTATTATGGATGAGTATATATCAATATGTATATTTAGATAAAGTACCTGATCATGCAATTATTAATGAAGCAGTTGAAATTGCTAAAGAACGTGGAGGATACCATAATGGCAATGTTGTAAATGGTATCTTAAGAACGATGATGCGCAGTGAGTTACCTCATTTTGAAGATATTACTGACCCTAAAAAGCGTATGGCTATAGAATATAGTATGCCAAAATGGATTATTGATCATTGGGTTACACATTATGGTTTAGAAGAAACAGAAGCAATTTTACAATCATTCATGGAACAAAATGACACAACTGTAAGAGCCAATATTACACGTGCATCTATTGAGGATATTATCGCTAAACTACAAGATGAGGGATATGAGGTTGAACAAGATCAAGACTTACCATATTGTCTACATGTTTCAGGACAACCAATTATCAATTCTCGCTCATTTAAAGATGGCTTTGTTTCTATTCAAGATAAAAGTTCAATGTTTGTTGGACATATTATAGGATTAGAGCGTCATGACTATGTTTTGGATGCTTGTAGTGCACCTGGAGGAAAAGCTTGTCATATAGCTGAATTATTAATGCCAGAAGGTCACGTTGATGCTACAGACATTCACGAGCATAAAATAGATTTGATTAATTATAATATTAAAAAATTACGCTTGAATAATATCAAAGCTTTTCAACATGATGCAACAAAACCATATCAACAAACCTATGATAAAGTTTTAGTCGATGCACCTTGTAGTGGGCTAGGGGTATTAAGACATAAACCTGAAATTAAATATACACAGAGTAAAGAACATATTGCGTCACTAGTTGATTTACAATTAGAAATATTAGAAAATGTAAAAAACAATGTCAAAATAGGTGGTACTTTAATCTATTCTACATGTACAATAGAACAATTAGAAAATGACAATGTCATTTATACATTCTTAAAAAATAATAAAAACTTTGAATTTGAACCTTTCCAACATCCTGTGACTGGAGAAATGGTTAAGACAATGCAAATAATGCCACAAGATTTTAATTCAGACGGATTCTTTATCACAAAGATAACAAGAAAGGAACAATAA
- the rlmN gene encoding 23S rRNA (adenine(2503)-C(2))-methyltransferase RlmN, which translates to MITTEKKKKNKFLPDFDKQSIYSLRFDEMQQWLVEHGQQKFRAKQIFEWLYQKRVNSIDDMTNLSKDLRQLLQDNFTVTTLTTVVKQESRDGTIKFLFELQDGYTIETVLMRHDYGNSVCVTTQVGCRIGCTFCASTLGGLKRNLEAGEIVSQVLTVQKALDETNERVSQIVIMGIGEPFENYDEMMDFLKIVNDDNSLNIGARHITVSTSGIIPRIYDFADEDIQINFAVSLHAAKDEVRSRLMPINRAYNVEKLIEAIKYYQEKTNRRVTFEYGLFGGVNDQLEHARELAHLIKGLNCHVNLIPVNHVPERNYVKTPKDDIFKFEKELKRLGVNATIRREQGSDIDAACGQLRAKERQVETR; encoded by the coding sequence ATGATTACTACAGAAAAGAAAAAGAAAAATAAATTCCTCCCTGATTTTGACAAACAATCAATTTATTCATTAAGGTTCGATGAGATGCAACAATGGTTAGTAGAGCATGGCCAACAAAAATTTAGAGCTAAACAAATATTTGAATGGTTGTATCAAAAACGTGTTAATTCAATCGATGACATGACTAATTTATCAAAAGATTTACGTCAATTACTACAGGATAATTTTACTGTCACTACATTAACTACAGTAGTTAAACAAGAAAGTAGAGATGGAACAATTAAATTTTTATTTGAATTACAAGACGGTTATACTATTGAAACGGTATTAATGAGACATGATTACGGTAATTCTGTCTGCGTGACGACTCAAGTAGGATGTAGAATAGGTTGTACGTTTTGTGCCTCTACATTAGGTGGTTTAAAACGTAATTTAGAAGCCGGAGAGATCGTGTCACAAGTACTCACTGTACAAAAAGCTTTAGATGAGACAAATGAACGTGTATCTCAAATCGTTATTATGGGCATTGGTGAACCTTTTGAAAATTATGATGAAATGATGGATTTCCTTAAAATTGTTAATGATGATAATAGTTTGAATATTGGTGCACGTCATATAACTGTATCAACTTCAGGTATTATTCCGAGAATTTATGATTTTGCAGATGAAGATATTCAAATCAATTTTGCAGTAAGTTTACATGCAGCAAAAGATGAAGTTCGCTCACGGTTAATGCCTATTAATAGAGCATATAATGTAGAAAAATTAATTGAAGCAATAAAATATTATCAAGAGAAAACAAATCGTCGTGTAACTTTTGAATATGGCTTATTTGGTGGCGTAAATGATCAACTAGAACACGCACGTGAACTGGCACATCTAATAAAAGGTTTAAATTGTCATGTTAACTTAATTCCTGTTAACCATGTACCTGAGAGAAATTACGTTAAGACGCCAAAAGATGATATATTTAAATTTGAAAAAGAACTTAAACGACTTGGAGTTAATGCTACAATTCGTCGTGAACAAGGTTCTGATATTGACGCTGCATGTGGTCAATTAAGAGCAAAGGAACGACAAGTAGAAACGAGGTAA
- the fmt gene encoding methionyl-tRNA formyltransferase codes for MTNIIFMGTPDFSTTILKMLVAEYNVIAVVTQPDRPVGRKKVLTAPPVKEVALEFDIPVYQPEKLAGSEELKQLIQLNADLIVTAAFGQLLPESLLQSPKLGAINVHASLLPKYRGGAPIHQAIIDGQQQTGVTIMYMVKQLDAGNIISQQAIDIEDQDNVGTMHEKLSFLGADLLKETLPSIINGTNDSIPQNNDLATFASNISREDERINWDQTGRTIFNHIRGLSPWPVAYTTMDDTNLKIYQAHLVSGKQGVAGTIIETTKKAIIVATADDNAIAITDMQLAGKKRMLVANYLSGVQESLVGKKLI; via the coding sequence ATGACTAATATTATATTTATGGGGACGCCCGACTTTTCAACTACTATTTTAAAAATGCTAGTTGCTGAGTATAACGTTATAGCTGTAGTGACACAACCAGATCGTCCAGTAGGTCGTAAAAAGGTATTAACAGCGCCACCAGTGAAGGAAGTTGCGTTGGAATTTGACATTCCAGTATATCAACCTGAAAAATTAGCAGGATCTGAAGAATTAAAGCAATTAATACAGTTAAATGCAGATTTAATTGTTACAGCAGCATTTGGACAATTACTACCAGAGTCTTTATTACAATCTCCTAAACTAGGTGCAATAAATGTTCATGCTTCACTGCTACCTAAGTATAGAGGAGGTGCACCAATCCATCAGGCAATTATCGATGGGCAACAACAAACTGGTGTGACAATTATGTATATGGTTAAACAGTTAGATGCTGGCAACATTATTTCACAACAGGCCATTGATATTGAAGACCAAGATAACGTTGGCACGATGCACGAAAAACTTAGCTTTTTAGGTGCAGATTTATTAAAAGAGACATTACCTTCTATTATAAATGGAACCAATGATAGTATCCCTCAAAATAACGATTTGGCAACTTTTGCGTCTAATATTTCTAGAGAAGATGAACGTATTAATTGGGATCAAACTGGAAGAACAATATTTAACCATATAAGAGGTTTGTCACCTTGGCCAGTTGCTTATACAACTATGGATGATACGAATCTGAAAATTTATCAAGCTCATTTGGTCAGCGGTAAGCAAGGTGTTGCCGGAACGATTATTGAAACAACTAAAAAAGCGATTATTGTAGCAACTGCTGATGATAACGCAATTGCAATAACAGATATGCAACTTGCAGGTAAGAAACGCATGTTAGTAGCAAATTATTTAAGTGGTGTACAAGAATCACTGGTTGGGAAGAAATTAATATGA
- the coaBC gene encoding bifunctional phosphopantothenoylcysteine decarboxylase/phosphopantothenate--cysteine ligase CoaBC: MKKILLAVTGGIAAYKAIDLTSKLTQTGYEVRVMLTENAQQFVTPLAFQAISRNVVYTNTFLEENPHEIQHVALGDWADAIIIAPATANTIAKLSVGIAVDMVTSTLLATETPTFIAPAMNVHMYNNKRTQHNMQVLKNDGYHFIEPGSGYLACGYVAKGRMEEPLTIVSIIDDYFKTQQRRVTSSFNGKNVLVTAGPTVEVIDPVRFVSNRSSGKMGFAIAQALMNRGANVTLVTGPTQLEDIPGVKMVHVQSAQEMFEVVKNKFELQDMVIKAAAVSDYTPSEVLEHKLKKQDGDLSVTFKRTVDILKYLGEHKTSQFLVGFAAETKDVDAYAEQKLHKKNADVIISNNVGDQTIGFNSDDNELTMHFKDGQHIYIKKGRKSALAARILDELETRWQ, from the coding sequence ATGAAGAAAATTTTGTTGGCAGTGACAGGTGGTATAGCTGCATATAAAGCGATTGATTTAACTAGTAAACTAACACAAACAGGATACGAAGTACGTGTCATGCTTACAGAAAATGCTCAACAATTTGTCACACCGTTAGCATTTCAAGCCATTAGTAGAAATGTTGTTTATACCAATACATTTCTTGAAGAAAACCCTCATGAAATTCAGCACGTAGCACTAGGTGATTGGGCTGATGCCATTATTATTGCCCCTGCAACTGCTAATACAATAGCTAAATTAAGTGTTGGTATAGCTGTTGATATGGTAACTTCTACACTATTAGCTACAGAAACACCGACATTTATTGCTCCCGCAATGAATGTGCATATGTATAATAACAAACGTACACAGCACAATATGCAGGTTTTAAAAAATGATGGTTATCATTTTATTGAACCAGGTAGTGGTTATTTGGCTTGTGGTTATGTAGCAAAAGGACGTATGGAGGAACCTTTAACTATTGTTTCAATTATTGATGATTATTTTAAAACACAACAACGTAGAGTAACGAGTTCATTCAATGGTAAAAATGTTCTCGTAACAGCAGGGCCAACTGTAGAAGTTATAGACCCAGTACGCTTCGTATCTAATCGTTCATCAGGAAAGATGGGATTTGCTATTGCACAAGCGTTAATGAATCGTGGTGCTAATGTCACATTGGTAACAGGGCCAACACAACTTGAAGATATACCAGGTGTTAAGATGGTTCATGTGCAAAGTGCACAAGAAATGTTTGAAGTGGTTAAAAATAAATTTGAACTTCAAGATATGGTTATTAAAGCCGCTGCAGTGTCTGATTATACACCGTCAGAAGTGTTAGAACATAAATTAAAGAAACAAGATGGCGACTTATCTGTAACATTTAAACGTACTGTAGATATTTTAAAATATTTAGGTGAACATAAAACAAGTCAATTTTTAGTTGGTTTTGCTGCAGAGACTAAAGATGTTGATGCATATGCTGAACAAAAATTGCACAAGAAAAATGCTGATGTCATTATTTCAAATAATGTCGGAGATCAAACTATTGGCTTTAATTCAGACGATAATGAATTGACCATGCACTTTAAAGATGGACAGCACATATATATTAAGAAAGGTCGTAAAAGTGCTTTAGCAGCTCGAATTTTAGATGAATTAGAAACTAGGTGGCAATAA